One part of the Humulus lupulus chromosome 9, drHumLupu1.1, whole genome shotgun sequence genome encodes these proteins:
- the LOC133801064 gene encoding PHD finger protein ALFIN-LIKE 2-like: MDMASNPRTVEEIFKDYSARRAGLVRALTNDVDEFYALCDPEKENLCLYGHPNESWDVALPAEEVPPELPEPALGINFARDGMNRKDWLSLVAVHSDSWLLSVAFYFGARLNRNERKRLFSMINDLPTVFEVVTERKPVKEKPSIDSGSKSRGNTKRSIDGQVKSNPKLADESFEEDEDEHSETLCGSCGGNYNADEFWIGCDICEKWFHGKCVKITPAKAESIKQYKCPSCSMKRGRQ, translated from the exons ATGGATATGGCTTCTAACCCTCGAACTGTGGAGGAAATCTTCAAAGATTACAGTGCTCGTAGGGCTGGTCTCGTTCGTGCTCTTACTAACG ATGTTGATGAATTTTACGCGCTTTGTGATCCAG AGAAGGAGAACTTGTGTCTGTATGGACATCCAAATGAAAGCTGGGATGTGGCTCTGCCTGCGGAAGAAGTTCCACCAGAGCTTCCTGAGCCAGCTCTTGGTATCAACTTTGCTAGAGACGGCATGAACCGCAAGGACTGGCTTTCACTAGTAGCTGTTCATAGTGACTCTTGGCTGCTTTCTGTGGCTTTTTACTTTGGAGCTCGTCTTAACCGCAATGAAAG GAAGCGTCTGTTCAGTATGATCAATGACCTCCCTACAGTCTTCGAAGTTGTAACAGAAAGGAAACCCGTCAAAGAAAAGCCTAGCATTGATAGCGGAAGCAAATCTCGTGGCAACACAAAG AGATCCATTGATGGTCAAGTGAAAAGCAATCCTAAGCTTGCAGATGAAAGTTTCGAGGAGGACGAAGACGAACACAGCGAAACCCTCTGCGGGAGCTGTGGTGGAAACTACAACGCAGACGAGTTTTGGATCGGGTGCGACATATGCGAGAAGTGGTTCCATGGGAAATGTGTGAAGATTACACCTGCCAAGGCTGAGAGCATCAAGCAATACAAATGCCCATCTTGCAGCATGAAAAGAGGCAGGCAGTAG
- the LOC133800294 gene encoding myb family transcription factor PHL13-like: protein MGWNIGTSSSSSTDGKERLRWTQDLHDRFVKAVTKLGGPERATPKGILKAMGVSGLTIYHVKSHLQKYRMANFIPESNNRNKFEKKNISEMLPNFSATSAAQLNEAIEMQKQIQSRLSDQLQGLIKLKMEVQVRYMERIITRDHHHQQQQRNNIKKLVHTTATTPNIISSSMATSSLSSDHHHHESNSKGLFGSSAADKISSSYSTTEVLLSHNEDQGTSSELINNTIPATKKHRVDYENVDVFSSSVDSSDFLAHNVLLFPDDHISFYWNIINNIEACPSLALPSFI, encoded by the exons ATGGGTTGGAATATTgggacatcatcatcatcatcaacagATGGGAAAGAACGTCTTCGTTGGACACAAGATCTCCATGATCGCTTTGTCAAGGCAGTCACTAAGCTTGGCGGTCCTGAAA GGGCAACACCAAAGGGCATATTGAAGGCCATGGGGGTTTCTGGGTTGACCATTTACCATGTTAAAAGCCACTTGCAG AAATATAGGATGGCAAACTTTATTCCAGAATCCAACAACA GGAATAAGTTTGAGAAGAAAAACATTTCAGAAATGCTGCCAAATTTTAGTGCAACATC TGCTGCTCAGCTAAATGAAGCCATAGAAATGCAGAAGCAAATTCAAAGCCGACTTAGCGACCAGCTTcag GGCTTGATCAAGCTTAAAATGGAAGTCCAAGTAAGGTACATGGAAAGAATCATCACAAGAGATCATCATCATCAGCAGCAGCAGCGCAACAACATTAAAAAATTAGTACACACGACTGCAACAACACCAAATATTATTTCATCATCGATGGCTACTTCTTCTCTATCAagtgatcatcatcatcatgagTCAAATTCcaaaggattatttggatcatCAGCAGCTGACAAGATCAGTAGTAGTTATAGTACCACTGAAGTATTATTATCCCATAATGAAGATCAAGGAACATCATCAGAGCTTATTAATAATACCATCCCAGCTACGAAGAAGCACAGAGTTGACTACGAAAACGTCGATGTTTTCTCTTCGTCAGTTGATTCATCAGACTTTTTGGCTCACAACGTCCTATTATTCCCAGATGATCATATCAGCTTTTATTGGAATATTATTAACAACATTGAAGCATGTCCTTCGCTAGCACTGCCCAGTttcatatag